A stretch of Leisingera sp. S132 DNA encodes these proteins:
- a CDS encoding N-formylglutamate amidohydrolase, whose translation MHESDSHTQRDAVEVVNRNGTSPVLLLCEHASSSIPARYDGLGLREADRLSHAAWDPGARSVAHHMCRALDAPLVASTVSRLVYDCNRPPEAASAMPEKSELVEVPGNKDLTVDQRLERVETVYEPFCTTVSDVIKTRMEAGLQTVLVTMHSFTPVYFGKQRAVEIGILHDDDSRLADAMLAQAPALPHRRVERNEPYGPADGVTHSLKIHGLAHGLANVMIEIRNDLVATPEEEEAMAEEMLTLLRPALAALAAEGGPDA comes from the coding sequence ATGCACGAGAGTGATTCTCACACTCAGAGGGATGCGGTGGAGGTGGTGAACCGTAACGGCACCAGCCCGGTCCTGCTGCTGTGCGAGCATGCCTCCAGCAGCATTCCGGCCCGTTATGACGGGCTGGGCCTGCGCGAGGCGGACCGGCTGAGCCATGCCGCCTGGGATCCGGGCGCGCGCTCCGTCGCCCATCATATGTGCAGGGCGCTGGATGCCCCGCTGGTCGCCAGCACCGTGTCGCGGCTGGTCTACGACTGCAACCGCCCGCCAGAAGCCGCCAGCGCCATGCCGGAGAAATCCGAGCTGGTGGAGGTGCCCGGCAACAAGGATCTAACCGTGGATCAGCGCCTAGAACGGGTGGAAACGGTCTATGAACCGTTCTGCACAACCGTTTCCGATGTGATCAAGACCCGTATGGAAGCCGGGCTGCAGACCGTGCTGGTCACCATGCATAGCTTCACACCGGTCTATTTCGGCAAGCAGCGCGCGGTCGAGATCGGCATCCTGCATGACGACGACAGCAGGCTGGCGGACGCGATGCTGGCACAAGCCCCCGCCCTGCCGCACCGCCGGGTCGAGCGCAACGAACCCTATGGGCCGGCTGACGGTGTCACCCATTCCTTGAAGATCCACGGGCTGGCGCACGGACTGGCCAATGTGATGATCGAAATCCGCAACGACCTGGTGGCAACGCCAGAAGAAGAAGAGGCCATGGCAGAAGAAATGCTGACATTGCTGCGCCCGGCTCTGGCCGCGCTGGCGGCGGAGGGAGGGCCCGATGCCTAG
- a CDS encoding MurR/RpiR family transcriptional regulator, giving the protein MSKPPATVRELIRENYSSLTQSERKFANLLLENYPAAGLASITIVAGNAEVSTPTVARMVQKLGFKGYPQFHQALLKELEAKVSGPTKRRDNWATEAPEGHLLNRFAQAVTDNLQQTFSNIDSAQFDAAVHQLANTEGRLYVVGGRITRALADYAFTHFQAIRQRVTHMTSSSATWPHYVLDMVEGDTLLMFDVRRYETNLQRLAELASERGVKIVLITDQWASPIATVAEHTFNCWVEIPSAWDSNISTMMLLEAMIAATQEESWDKTKDRYDRLDELFDMTRLFRKFS; this is encoded by the coding sequence TTGTCGAAACCGCCCGCCACAGTTCGCGAGTTGATCCGCGAAAACTATTCCTCGCTGACCCAGTCCGAACGAAAGTTCGCCAACCTGCTGCTGGAGAATTACCCCGCGGCAGGTCTAGCCTCGATTACCATCGTGGCCGGCAATGCCGAGGTGTCCACGCCCACGGTGGCGCGGATGGTGCAGAAACTGGGGTTCAAAGGGTATCCGCAGTTTCATCAGGCCCTGCTGAAGGAGCTGGAGGCCAAGGTCTCCGGCCCCACCAAGAGGCGCGACAACTGGGCCACCGAGGCGCCGGAGGGCCACCTGCTGAACAGATTTGCACAGGCTGTAACGGACAACCTGCAGCAGACGTTTTCCAACATCGACTCGGCCCAGTTCGACGCTGCTGTGCATCAGCTCGCCAATACCGAAGGGCGCCTTTACGTGGTGGGCGGTCGCATTACCCGAGCGCTTGCGGACTACGCCTTTACCCATTTTCAGGCGATCCGGCAGCGGGTCACTCATATGACATCGTCCTCCGCCACATGGCCGCATTACGTGCTGGATATGGTGGAGGGCGACACCCTCTTGATGTTTGATGTGCGCCGGTATGAGACCAACCTGCAAAGACTGGCTGAACTGGCCTCGGAGCGTGGCGTGAAGATCGTGCTGATCACCGACCAGTGGGCCAGCCCGATTGCCACGGTTGCCGAACACACCTTTAACTGCTGGGTCGAAATCCCATCGGCCTGGGATTCCAACATTTCCACCATGATGCTGCTGGAAGCGATGATTGCCGCCACCCAGGAGGAGAGCTGGGACAAGACCAAGGACCGCTATGACCGGCTGGATGAGCTGTTCGATATGACCCGGCTGTTCCGCAAGTTCTCCTGA
- a CDS encoding RidA family protein has product MSEITRSHTTQRMSQIVTHGDTVYLAGQVGTAGASVAQQTQDCLDKIDALLAEAGSDKTRILQTVIWLADMKDFAEMNAVWDAWVPEGHAPARACGEAKLAREDFLVELIVTAAKA; this is encoded by the coding sequence ATGTCTGAAATTACCCGCAGCCACACCACTCAGCGTATGAGCCAGATCGTGACGCATGGCGATACTGTTTATCTGGCAGGGCAGGTGGGAACTGCAGGCGCCAGCGTGGCGCAGCAGACACAGGACTGCCTAGACAAGATCGACGCACTGCTGGCAGAGGCGGGCAGCGACAAGACCCGCATCCTGCAGACGGTTATCTGGCTGGCCGATATGAAGGATTTTGCCGAAATGAATGCGGTCTGGGATGCCTGGGTGCCAGAGGGGCATGCGCCAGCGCGCGCCTGCGGTGAAGCGAAACTGGCGCGCGAGGATTTCCTGGTTGAACTGATCGTAACCGCGGCCAAAGCCTGA
- a CDS encoding aspartate aminotransferase family protein produces MEKIRTQAEWIQRAREVLPAGGFGNFDPGIIIREGKGSRVWDEDGKEYIDYLIGSGPMMLGHGHPEVMEAVLEQLPKGMTFFAGNARGIELAEEICRAVPCAEQLRYVSTGGEADMYAIRLARAFTGRTKIVKFEGGYHGMSAEAQMSLAPVRRVNFPQAIPDSAGIPPSVAAEVLVAPFNDFEYIKQLMAEHGHEIAAIIAEPLQRIVPPLPGFLQLLREETQKHGSLLIFDEVVTGFRSTYGGGQELYGVTPDLATLGKVIGGGFPLAAIVGRAGIMRHFDKAEVGAEGWLMQLGTLSGNPVAAVAGLKTMEVLRREGAYDHLNSTGQRLMQMTSAALEEAGVPFQIVGEPALFEVVFTDAKVRDYRDTQAGNAERTKRYNEVLRQEGIFKSPGKTYPSLALTDEDLEQTEAAIRKAAAALD; encoded by the coding sequence ATGGAAAAGATCCGCACCCAGGCCGAATGGATCCAACGCGCCCGCGAAGTGCTGCCCGCTGGCGGCTTCGGCAACTTCGACCCCGGCATCATCATCCGTGAAGGCAAGGGCTCGCGTGTTTGGGACGAAGACGGCAAGGAGTACATCGACTACCTGATTGGCTCCGGTCCGATGATGCTGGGCCACGGCCACCCCGAGGTAATGGAAGCAGTTTTGGAGCAGCTGCCGAAAGGCATGACCTTCTTTGCCGGCAACGCCCGCGGCATTGAACTGGCAGAGGAGATCTGCCGTGCCGTTCCTTGCGCCGAGCAGCTGCGCTATGTCTCCACCGGCGGTGAGGCGGACATGTATGCAATCCGGCTGGCCCGTGCCTTCACCGGACGCACCAAGATCGTCAAGTTCGAGGGCGGCTACCATGGCATGTCGGCCGAGGCGCAGATGAGCCTGGCCCCTGTCCGGCGGGTGAACTTCCCGCAGGCCATTCCGGACAGCGCCGGCATCCCGCCGTCCGTCGCAGCAGAGGTGCTGGTCGCGCCGTTCAATGACTTCGAATACATCAAGCAGCTGATGGCGGAGCATGGGCACGAGATCGCGGCCATCATCGCCGAGCCTTTGCAGCGTATCGTGCCGCCGCTGCCCGGCTTCCTGCAGCTCTTGCGCGAGGAAACACAAAAGCACGGAAGCCTGTTGATCTTTGACGAAGTGGTCACCGGTTTCCGCTCCACCTATGGCGGCGGTCAGGAGCTTTATGGAGTGACACCGGATCTGGCGACGCTTGGCAAAGTGATCGGCGGCGGCTTCCCGCTGGCCGCCATTGTGGGACGCGCCGGCATCATGCGGCATTTCGACAAGGCAGAAGTGGGCGCCGAAGGCTGGCTGATGCAACTTGGCACGCTGTCAGGCAACCCGGTGGCGGCAGTTGCGGGCCTGAAAACCATGGAAGTTCTGCGCCGCGAGGGCGCCTATGACCATTTGAACAGCACCGGTCAGAGGCTGATGCAGATGACAAGCGCCGCGCTGGAAGAGGCCGGAGTGCCGTTTCAGATCGTCGGCGAACCTGCGCTGTTCGAAGTCGTCTTCACAGATGCCAAAGTGCGCGATTACCGGGACACCCAGGCCGGAAACGCTGAACGCACCAAGCGCTATAATGAGGTGCTGCGCCAGGAAGGCATTTTCAAATCGCCAGGTAAGACCTACCCCAGCCTGGCGTTGACAGACGAGGATCTGGAACAGACCGAAGCGGCCATCAGGAAGGCTGCCGCGGCTCTGGACTAA
- a CDS encoding mandelate racemase/muconate lactonizing enzyme family protein, with amino-acid sequence MKITRISLWHVPLTSHTPYYMAEGKACATVESVVLALDTDSGLTGWGEVCPIPHYLPAYARGVGPAVEEMAPVLLGAYPIGPEAVMARLGAWLQGHSYAKSAIDIALWDLTAQAANLPLHALLGGQRQADMPLYHSITCIAPEEMARIAREAQETGITQFQVKLGADKDWQADVARLRMVWEAVGSGPLVYGDWNCGATSLDASRVGRAVAGLDVMLEQPCATIEDCARVRAACSLPMKLDENAHDTASLLAGHAAGVIDAVAIKLSKFGGLSASRRARDLCLHLGAKMCIEDTWGSDITTAALLHLGAATDPLRLMNVCDLSSYVSPRLDPTGPERRNGRIAPPQGRGLGVRPDREALGAPAAVIE; translated from the coding sequence ATGAAGATCACCCGGATATCCCTGTGGCATGTGCCGCTGACCAGCCACACGCCCTACTACATGGCCGAAGGCAAGGCCTGCGCCACCGTCGAAAGCGTGGTGCTGGCGCTGGACACCGATTCCGGGCTCACCGGCTGGGGCGAGGTTTGCCCGATCCCGCATTACCTGCCCGCTTATGCCCGCGGTGTCGGGCCTGCGGTTGAAGAGATGGCCCCGGTGCTGCTCGGCGCATATCCGATTGGTCCCGAAGCCGTGATGGCCAGGCTGGGCGCCTGGCTGCAGGGGCACTCATACGCCAAGTCCGCAATTGACATTGCATTGTGGGACCTGACCGCACAGGCCGCGAACTTGCCGCTGCACGCGTTGCTTGGCGGGCAACGGCAGGCGGATATGCCGCTGTATCATTCGATCACCTGTATCGCACCTGAGGAAATGGCCCGTATCGCGCGCGAGGCACAGGAGACCGGCATCACCCAGTTCCAGGTGAAGCTTGGTGCCGACAAGGATTGGCAGGCCGACGTGGCCCGGCTGCGGATGGTGTGGGAGGCGGTCGGGAGCGGACCGCTGGTCTATGGCGACTGGAACTGCGGTGCCACATCGCTGGATGCTTCGCGCGTGGGCCGGGCTGTGGCGGGCTTGGACGTCATGCTGGAACAGCCCTGCGCCACCATCGAGGACTGCGCGCGGGTGCGCGCCGCCTGCTCTCTGCCGATGAAGCTGGATGAAAACGCACATGACACAGCATCGCTGCTGGCAGGCCATGCGGCAGGGGTGATAGATGCGGTGGCAATCAAACTATCCAAGTTTGGCGGCCTGTCGGCCTCTCGCCGGGCACGGGATCTTTGCCTGCATCTCGGCGCCAAGATGTGCATCGAAGATACCTGGGGCTCTGACATCACCACAGCGGCACTGCTGCATCTGGGGGCTGCCACCGATCCGCTGCGGTTGATGAATGTCTGCGACCTGTCTTCTTATGTTAGCCCCCGGCTGGACCCAACTGGGCCGGAACGCCGCAATGGCCGCATTGCGCCGCCCCAAGGTCGAGGCCTTGGCGTCCGTCCTGACCGGGAGGCTCTGGGCGCTCCCGCAGCTGTGATCGAATAG
- a CDS encoding FAD-dependent oxidoreductase: MADKVIPAQARVVIVGGGVMGVGLAYHLAHEGWGPEVVLLEKAELTSGSTWHAAGQITHSTSSFGLGKCVDYNIGLYSGKLEEETGQAVTWHGCGSFRLAYTEDEMDWLRHTLSVGRSLGFNIELAGTEKVAGLHPFYNLEGVLGALYTPDDGHVDPTNVTMAMAAGARQLGARIIRQCRATNITQAASGEWIVETERGTIRCEHVVNAGGTYARQMGEWSGLLLPMTSMTHHYFVTEPVPEFEALDKELPVIRDDKKVSGYIRMEQKRGLIGIYEKEGSNSVWHDHCPWEYENWLFGADYDRVMPWLEESLNRMPIFAELGIQREVHGAISHPPDGNPLIGPAPGVWNYWCCCGTQIGIGWGPGLTRELARWMVHGAADISMREYDPRRFGAYATKDWQVTKAHEDYKLRHEIPFPHFNRLAGRPIKPSPLYEQLKEKGAVYEEVYGHERPRWFAKNGVAQQDHYSFRRNEVHDMVGLEVKAVRERAGIMDISAFTKVEVSGPGAAGLLDRLTANRLPRQVGGIALTHMLNRRGRIELETTVVKLAEDSFYLVCAAFFEQRLLDHLAQNLAGEELEIKTHSTDWAALALNGPKAREVLAACTDADLSNAGFKWLTAQQITVAGHRLWAFRMSYAGELGWELHIPRTSTLAVYDALCAAGEEHGIADYGSFAMNAMRMEKGFKGAGELTNEVTLAKADLLRFARTDKEYLGKDKTLNDADKPWVCAYLQIEPDGIEDGHGGEAILLDGQVVGSTASVAYGHTVGKILAFAYVKPHANVPGTEIEAVIAGKPRKGRILGAPAYDPESLLPRTGAALTPAE; the protein is encoded by the coding sequence ATGGCCGACAAAGTAATCCCGGCACAGGCCCGTGTGGTCATCGTGGGCGGCGGTGTTATGGGGGTGGGCCTGGCTTATCACCTGGCGCATGAGGGCTGGGGCCCGGAGGTCGTGCTGCTGGAAAAAGCCGAACTGACATCCGGCTCAACCTGGCACGCGGCGGGACAGATCACCCACTCCACCAGTTCCTTTGGCCTCGGCAAATGCGTCGACTACAACATCGGCCTGTACTCAGGAAAGCTGGAGGAAGAGACCGGCCAGGCGGTGACCTGGCACGGCTGCGGCTCGTTCCGCTTGGCCTATACCGAGGATGAGATGGACTGGCTGCGCCATACCTTGTCCGTCGGGCGCAGCCTTGGTTTCAACATCGAGCTAGCCGGCACGGAAAAGGTCGCCGGGCTGCATCCCTTCTATAACCTCGAAGGAGTTCTGGGTGCGCTCTACACCCCCGATGACGGCCACGTGGATCCGACTAACGTCACGATGGCCATGGCCGCAGGCGCCCGCCAGCTGGGCGCGCGCATCATCCGCCAGTGCCGTGCCACCAACATCACCCAGGCCGCGAGCGGCGAGTGGATCGTGGAAACGGAAAGGGGCACTATCCGCTGCGAGCATGTGGTGAACGCCGGCGGCACATATGCCCGCCAGATGGGGGAATGGTCCGGTTTGCTGCTGCCGATGACCTCAATGACCCACCATTACTTCGTGACCGAGCCGGTGCCGGAGTTCGAGGCGCTGGACAAGGAACTCCCCGTCATCCGCGACGACAAGAAGGTCTCGGGCTACATCCGCATGGAACAGAAGCGCGGGCTGATCGGCATTTACGAAAAGGAAGGCTCCAACTCTGTCTGGCACGACCATTGCCCCTGGGAATACGAGAACTGGCTGTTTGGTGCCGACTACGACCGGGTGATGCCGTGGCTGGAGGAGAGCCTGAACCGGATGCCGATTTTTGCTGAGCTCGGCATCCAGCGCGAAGTGCATGGCGCGATCTCGCATCCGCCGGACGGAAACCCGCTCATCGGTCCCGCACCGGGCGTTTGGAACTACTGGTGCTGCTGCGGCACTCAGATCGGCATCGGCTGGGGCCCGGGCCTGACCCGCGAGCTGGCGCGCTGGATGGTGCATGGCGCGGCTGACATCTCCATGCGCGAATACGACCCGCGCCGCTTCGGCGCCTATGCCACCAAGGACTGGCAAGTGACTAAGGCGCATGAGGATTACAAGCTGCGCCACGAGATCCCTTTCCCGCATTTCAACCGCCTGGCGGGCCGTCCGATCAAGCCCTCGCCGCTATATGAACAGCTGAAGGAAAAAGGCGCGGTTTATGAGGAGGTTTATGGCCACGAGCGCCCGCGCTGGTTTGCCAAAAACGGCGTCGCGCAGCAGGACCACTACTCCTTCCGCCGCAATGAAGTTCATGACATGGTCGGGCTGGAAGTGAAGGCCGTGCGCGAACGCGCCGGCATCATGGACATCTCCGCCTTTACCAAGGTCGAGGTTTCGGGCCCCGGTGCGGCGGGCTTGCTGGACCGGCTGACCGCCAACCGCCTGCCCCGGCAGGTTGGCGGCATTGCCCTGACCCACATGCTGAACCGCCGCGGCCGGATCGAGCTGGAAACCACCGTGGTGAAACTGGCCGAGGACAGCTTCTATTTGGTCTGCGCCGCCTTCTTCGAACAGCGCTTGCTGGACCACCTGGCTCAGAACCTCGCGGGCGAGGAACTGGAGATCAAAACCCACTCCACCGATTGGGCGGCCCTTGCTCTAAATGGCCCGAAAGCCCGCGAGGTCCTGGCCGCCTGCACCGATGCGGATCTGAGCAATGCCGGCTTCAAATGGCTGACCGCGCAGCAGATAACGGTCGCAGGCCACAGGCTCTGGGCCTTCCGCATGTCCTATGCGGGGGAGCTTGGCTGGGAACTGCACATCCCCCGCACCAGCACCCTTGCGGTCTATGACGCGCTCTGCGCCGCTGGCGAAGAACATGGCATTGCCGACTACGGCTCCTTTGCAATGAACGCGATGCGGATGGAAAAGGGTTTCAAGGGCGCAGGCGAGCTTACCAACGAGGTGACCCTGGCCAAAGCGGACCTGCTGCGCTTTGCCCGCACCGACAAGGAGTATCTGGGCAAGGACAAGACGCTGAACGATGCTGATAAGCCCTGGGTCTGCGCCTATCTGCAGATCGAGCCGGACGGCATTGAGGACGGCCACGGCGGCGAGGCCATCCTGCTGGACGGCCAGGTCGTGGGCTCTACCGCATCAGTTGCCTATGGCCATACCGTCGGCAAGATCCTGGCCTTTGCCTACGTGAAACCGCACGCAAATGTGCCGGGCACGGAGATCGAGGCGGTGATTGCGGGCAAGCCGCGCAAAGGCCGGATTTTGGGCGCGCCCGCCTACGACCCCGAAAGCCTGCTGCCCCGCACCGGCGCCGCGCTCACCCCGGCAGAATAA
- a CDS encoding MurR/RpiR family transcriptional regulator encodes MNGTNVSLTVLERLTEEWDALTPEAQKAARYVLENPADVGVSTVREIAEAANVKPNTFVRMARQVGFEGYEDFRAPFREAIRRGGASFPDRARWLQDIGKSGELGGLYADMVGAAIRNIEETFAGMNAERLEAAAQAIWNSRQVFTLGVGVNNANARNFTYLASTGMKQFHAIPQPGSTAIDDLAWADGQDVLIAMTCKPYRAEVIEAIRIAREQGVTIVGISDSPASPVILNADHGFTVAVDTPQFFPSSVSVIALLETLLSFVIAVSSEEIVERVEKFHKRRHQLGLYAEEPE; translated from the coding sequence ATGAATGGCACAAATGTATCATTGACTGTATTGGAGCGCCTTACCGAAGAGTGGGATGCGCTGACTCCTGAAGCCCAGAAGGCGGCCCGTTATGTGCTGGAAAACCCTGCGGATGTCGGGGTTTCCACTGTGCGCGAGATCGCCGAGGCCGCCAATGTGAAGCCCAACACCTTTGTCCGCATGGCGCGGCAGGTTGGGTTTGAGGGTTACGAGGATTTCCGCGCCCCGTTCCGAGAGGCGATTCGCAGGGGCGGGGCGTCCTTCCCCGACCGCGCACGCTGGCTGCAGGACATCGGAAAGTCCGGCGAATTGGGCGGGCTCTATGCCGATATGGTGGGCGCGGCGATCCGCAATATCGAAGAAACCTTCGCTGGCATGAATGCGGAAAGGCTGGAGGCGGCGGCGCAGGCGATCTGGAACTCCCGCCAGGTCTTTACGCTGGGAGTGGGGGTCAACAACGCCAATGCCCGAAACTTCACCTATCTTGCTTCCACCGGTATGAAACAGTTCCACGCCATCCCGCAACCGGGGTCCACGGCAATTGACGATCTCGCCTGGGCAGATGGTCAGGATGTGCTTATCGCCATGACTTGCAAACCCTACCGGGCTGAGGTGATCGAGGCGATCCGGATCGCGCGCGAGCAGGGCGTCACCATCGTCGGGATCTCCGACAGCCCCGCCAGTCCCGTGATTTTGAATGCCGACCACGGGTTCACCGTCGCGGTGGACACGCCGCAATTTTTCCCCTCATCCGTCTCGGTGATTGCCCTTTTGGAAACGCTGCTCTCCTTTGTGATTGCGGTCTCCAGCGAGGAAATCGTCGAGCGGGTAGAGAAATTCCACAAGCGCAGGCACCAGTTGGGCCTATATGCGGAGGAACCCGAATGA
- a CDS encoding aromatic ring-hydroxylating dioxygenase subunit alpha has product MNAPLTHSLEARYYTDPVVFEAERKGLLARSWQFAGHASQLGNTGDYFAFEMAGESLFSIKGRDGGIRTFYNVCQHRAHQLVSGEGTTRVVVCPYHAWTYELTGQLRAGPNIKAVQGFDKSKICLTEVRTEVFLGFIFVNLDPEAKPMDEWFPNVRTELESFVPNWADLKPLEWVEIPENCNWKVSVENYSECYHCSLNHPTFSTGVIKPETYDIQPQGFCLRHKTECNSLDQMTYDISSGFENNEKYSSWFLWPMFSFQVYPGNLLNTYHWRAVDADHVVVWRGWYSIRGEDNETVRRMAVQDRATTVEEDIRLVESVQRGLHSRGYVPGPLVVDPSCGVNSEHSILHLQKWMREAADRDLQEAGR; this is encoded by the coding sequence ATGAACGCCCCTTTGACCCATTCCCTTGAGGCGCGGTATTATACCGACCCAGTTGTTTTTGAGGCTGAGCGCAAAGGATTGCTGGCCCGCAGCTGGCAATTTGCCGGCCACGCCAGCCAGCTTGGAAACACTGGCGACTATTTTGCTTTTGAGATGGCAGGTGAAAGCCTGTTCAGCATCAAGGGGCGCGATGGCGGGATCCGCACCTTCTATAATGTCTGCCAGCACCGCGCCCATCAACTGGTCTCGGGCGAGGGCACCACGCGGGTCGTGGTATGCCCGTACCATGCCTGGACCTATGAGCTGACCGGTCAGCTGCGCGCCGGGCCGAACATCAAGGCGGTGCAGGGTTTCGACAAAAGCAAGATCTGCCTGACTGAAGTGCGCACCGAGGTGTTCCTTGGCTTCATCTTTGTGAACCTCGATCCCGAAGCCAAGCCGATGGATGAGTGGTTCCCCAATGTGCGGACCGAACTGGAAAGCTTTGTGCCCAATTGGGCGGATCTGAAACCGCTGGAATGGGTCGAAATTCCCGAAAACTGCAACTGGAAGGTTTCGGTCGAAAACTATTCCGAATGCTACCACTGCAGCCTGAACCACCCGACCTTCTCCACCGGGGTGATCAAGCCGGAGACCTATGACATCCAGCCCCAGGGATTCTGCCTGCGCCATAAGACAGAGTGCAATTCGCTGGACCAGATGACCTATGACATCAGCTCCGGTTTCGAAAACAACGAGAAATACTCAAGCTGGTTCCTATGGCCGATGTTCTCCTTCCAAGTCTATCCCGGCAACCTGCTCAATACCTATCACTGGCGGGCAGTGGATGCCGATCATGTGGTCGTTTGGCGCGGCTGGTATTCGATCCGCGGCGAGGACAATGAAACCGTGCGCCGGATGGCGGTGCAGGACAGGGCCACAACGGTCGAGGAAGACATCCGTCTGGTGGAATCCGTGCAACGGGGTTTGCACAGCCGCGGCTACGTTCCGGGACCTCTGGTGGTCGATCCCTCTTGCGGAGTGAACTCTGAGCATTCAATCCTGCATCTTCAGAAGTGGATGCGAGAAGCGGCAGACCGCGACCTACAGGAGGCAGGGAGGTAA
- a CDS encoding aldehyde dehydrogenase family protein: protein MTQLDAEWLNCIDGTWVPGGAGWIDVTNPANGELLARHALADAADVDRAVQAARRLHLSGELSALRPIARGRMVQAMGRYLLDNIDEIARVLTLEQGKPLWEARIEVEGAALYFEYYGNQASTVEGRSIPLGGGYFDWTENEPMGVSAQIIPWNYPVEMTARSLSAALATGNACVIKTPELTPLTNAWLARAAEAAGFPPGAVNILCGYGHEAGAALSGHPQVNQIVFTGSVPTGIRIATAAAQNVVPCVLELGGKSAAIVHEDADLEAFENDIRWGIYFNAGQVCSAMSRVIVHESRHDELVERAVNVAQSLSVGAGIDRPEFGASMGAMVSMPQRDRALGIVQQAQADGATIATGGAPVGNAGAFLAPTIVSGITPSDGIASGEIFGPVLSVLKFRSDAEAIEIANSTEYGLVGGVFTRDLDRATQSARRIRAGQVFVNEWYAGGVETPFGGYGKSGYGREKGREALWNYVQTKNIAMKLRG, encoded by the coding sequence ATGACACAGCTTGATGCCGAATGGCTGAACTGCATTGACGGCACTTGGGTGCCGGGCGGGGCAGGGTGGATTGATGTCACCAACCCGGCCAATGGCGAACTGCTGGCACGCCATGCGCTGGCCGATGCCGCAGATGTGGACCGCGCCGTGCAGGCGGCCCGCCGCCTGCATCTTTCCGGTGAGCTGTCGGCTCTGCGCCCGATTGCCCGCGGCCGCATGGTGCAGGCAATGGGCCGCTACCTTTTGGACAACATCGACGAAATCGCCCGCGTCCTGACCCTGGAGCAGGGTAAGCCGCTATGGGAAGCCCGGATCGAGGTTGAGGGCGCCGCGCTCTATTTCGAATACTATGGCAACCAGGCCAGCACGGTCGAGGGCCGCTCGATCCCGCTGGGCGGCGGTTATTTCGACTGGACCGAGAATGAACCAATGGGTGTCTCCGCCCAGATCATTCCTTGGAACTACCCGGTGGAGATGACTGCTCGCTCCTTGTCTGCAGCGCTGGCCACAGGCAACGCCTGTGTGATCAAGACACCCGAGCTGACACCGCTCACCAATGCCTGGCTTGCCCGTGCGGCAGAGGCCGCCGGTTTCCCACCCGGTGCGGTCAACATCCTTTGCGGCTATGGCCACGAAGCGGGGGCGGCTTTGTCTGGCCACCCGCAGGTCAATCAGATCGTCTTCACCGGCTCGGTGCCCACAGGCATCCGTATCGCCACCGCGGCGGCGCAGAACGTGGTGCCCTGCGTACTCGAGCTCGGCGGCAAGTCCGCTGCCATCGTGCATGAGGACGCAGATCTCGAAGCGTTTGAAAACGACATTCGCTGGGGCATCTATTTCAACGCGGGCCAGGTCTGCAGTGCCATGAGCCGTGTCATCGTGCACGAAAGCCGCCACGACGAACTGGTCGAACGTGCAGTGAATGTGGCCCAAAGTCTCAGCGTGGGTGCGGGCATCGACCGGCCTGAGTTTGGCGCCAGCATGGGGGCCATGGTCTCCATGCCCCAGCGCGATCGTGCATTGGGTATCGTCCAGCAGGCTCAGGCCGACGGTGCCACCATCGCAACCGGCGGCGCTCCGGTTGGCAATGCAGGTGCCTTCCTTGCGCCGACCATCGTTTCCGGCATCACCCCGTCCGACGGCATCGCCAGCGGGGAAATCTTCGGCCCCGTGCTCTCAGTCCTCAAGTTCCGGTCCGATGCCGAGGCGATCGAGATTGCCAACAGCACCGAATACGGTCTGGTCGGCGGCGTCTTCACCCGCGACCTGGACCGTGCCACCCAATCGGCCCGCCGGATCCGGGCAGGCCAGGTCTTTGTGAATGAATGGTACGCAGGCGGCGTCGAAACCCCCTTCGGCGGATACGGCAAATCCGGCTATGGCCGCGAGAAGGGCCGAGAGGCGCTGTGGAACTACGTCCAGACCAAAAACATCGCCATGAAATTGAGAGGCTGA